A single window of Methanoregula sp. DNA harbors:
- a CDS encoding metal-dependent transcriptional regulator: MADENGHDLPARKVEYLKYIYERGGSAKTIDLATHFSVDASTISKTISDLTERGFLTHAPYQRIVLSSRGKQYAGFFVKRHRILSLMLTHYGFSQEAACKEASRFESYVTKNAVDRICRTMGHPQEGTCGSITHDTGCMGEENRTKKRTGNTSIPDVP; the protein is encoded by the coding sequence ATGGCTGATGAGAACGGGCATGACCTCCCGGCACGGAAGGTCGAATATCTCAAGTATATCTACGAGCGCGGAGGATCAGCAAAGACTATAGATCTCGCCACCCACTTTTCGGTTGATGCTTCCACGATCTCAAAAACGATCAGTGACCTGACTGAACGTGGGTTTCTTACTCATGCCCCGTACCAGAGGATCGTGCTCTCCAGCCGGGGAAAACAGTATGCCGGATTTTTTGTAAAACGGCACCGGATCCTCAGCCTCATGCTGACGCATTACGGGTTTTCACAGGAAGCGGCATGCAAAGAGGCATCGCGATTCGAGAGCTATGTCACAAAGAACGCAGTTGACCGGATCTGCCGGACGATGGGGCACCCGCAGGAAGGCACCTGCGGTTCAATCACCCATGATACCGGGTGCATGGGGGAGGAAAACCGGACGAAAAAAAGAACCGGGAACACGTCCATTCCTGATGTTCCATGA